The sequence below is a genomic window from Gossypium hirsutum isolate 1008001.06 chromosome A11, Gossypium_hirsutum_v2.1, whole genome shotgun sequence.
TTCAACTAGCTGTATTTGAATGATTATAATTGTAGTTTGATTTTCTGATTCTTGAATTTAATCAGGGAAAGAAGACTTTTTAATGGCTGAAAACGTGGGGCCAATAATCCTTGAAGTTATTAAGTTCATCGGCCTTTCAGCTAGGAAATATCTAAAATACCAATGGAAATTCAGTGAATACGTTGATAATTTCAAGGAAGCAAAACTTGATTTGCTTGCAAGGGAGAAAGGTATTCAAAAGCAATTGGAGAACGAGTGTCACTATGGGAAAACGCCAAAGCCAGAAGTTGAAAGATGGTTCGAGAAGGTTAAGGAAAAACTTGCTCAAGCTCAGCATGTTGAAGACAAAATCAGTGAAGGAAAATGTCTCTTTCGTTCTTGCTTTGGAAAGCTTGTTGATGAAACGACTCAAGCATTGAACAAAGTATATGCGCAAGGCGATTTCTCTGGTGGATTGGTTGTTAATGATCCTTCTATTGTACAGGTTAAACTACCTACACAGAATTTAATAGGTCATCAGGTCAGTGTTAGAGATGAAATTTATGGGTATCTGATGGGAGATGAAGTTGGAATGATTGGAGTATACGGGATGGGGGGGATAGGCAAAACGACCATAATGAAGGATGTGTATAATAGGTTATCACGAGAACCCAAGTTCAAAAAAGTGATATGGATAACAGTATCTGGAAACTTCGACATTCGAAACATACAGATGGACATTGGAAGACAACTAGAATGGGCATTATCGGATCACGAGAACACAGATGTCAGGGCAGGAAAATTATCAGCAATGTTCAGGGAAATGTTGAAAGAAGGGAGATATGCGCTGATATTTGATGATGTGTGGAGCAGTGTTCCTCTTGAGGACATTGGAATCGATGAGCCAACAAAAGACAATGGGTTCAAAGTAGTGTTGACAACACGTTCAGAAGCAGTTATTCGCTCAATGGGATGTAAGAAAGTTGAAGTGGCTTGTCTTTCTATGCATGAGGCGATGAACTTATTCTTGAGCAAAGTTGGACAAGACGTATCGGCAAAATCAACTTTAGAATCAGTTATGCAGCTTGTTGTGGAGGAATGCGATGGACTTCCTCTTGCACTTGTGACACTAGCTGCTTCTATGAAGGGAATATCAAATTCTCGTGAGTGGGATAATGCTGTAAATGAATTGAGAGGTGAGATTAGGAACTTTCCGGATATGGAAAGTAAGGTGTTTGGGTCCTTGAAATTCAGCTATGATCGTCTAGAAAAAGTAGACCAAGATTGCTTCTCTTATTGTGCATTATATCCTGAGGATTATCAAATCGAAAAAGAGGAGATAATTCAATATTGGATGGAAGAAGGACTTATAGGCGAAAGGGGAAGTCGAAAAGCAATGGAGGATAACGGTCACTCCATTTTACAGAAGTTTCAACAAAACTGTTTGCTTGAAAGGGTTGGGAACGGTGCGTATGTAAAGATGCATGATGTTGTCAGAGATATGGCGTTGCATATCACAAGAAAAAGATTTATGATAAAAGCTGGTAAGCAGTTGAAAGAGCTACCAAATGAGGAAGAATGGGGTGAAGATTTGGAGAAGGTTTCTTTGATGTACAATTCCATCTCAGCAATTCCTCAACATATGAGGTGTCCGAATTTTCCAAAACTCACAACATTGTTGCTCTCATATAATTCTTTGAAAGAAATTCCAGAATCTTTCTTTGAGCACTTTCCTAGCATTGAGATTCTTGATCTTTCTCATAATCCTTTTAAGAGTTTGCCTAGCTCTATTTCTGCTTTGGAGAAACTCAAGGTATTGTTGCTTCGTGGATGTTATAATTTAGAGAGTTTGCCTTCAGTATTGAAGCTTCAAGCTTTAAAGAAATTGCGCCTTGGAGGAAGTGGAATCAAGGAAATCCCTCAAGGTTTGGAAATGTTGGTAAACCTTAGATATCTTGATCTTTTAGCAATGCATCCAATATTAAGAAATCCAGAACCAATGAGGGAATTTAACAAGTTGGAAGTTTTTGGAGGCTGGTTCTGTAACATGAGTGACTGGAACAAGTATGTGGGCCAGAGAAAAAATCTTTATAAATACTCTATCTTGGTGTGTCCCCTGGACCCAAGTAGAGATATTCCCTGGGCTTCTAGTAAACTGGTTCTGTTTGAGAGGATTGAAATTAATTCTGGAGATGCAGTTATGCTTCCCTATGATATTCAACAATTACATCTGAAGCATTGCTATGGTGCGAAGAGTGTAAATGATATTAGACTGAGGGATGCAATTGATTTGAAGGGATGTACAGTGGAGGATTGTTCTGGTTTGGAGTCCATATTTTCATCCAAGTGTGATCAGCTCAAACAACTTGAGTATCTGACACTACGAAATTTAGCAGATTCGAAAGTCCTAGTTGGAGTTGGAGCTGGTGTCGAAGAATCATCAGTAGGCATATTTTCCTCCCTTAAAGTGATTACTCTACAGAAGTgtgataaaataaagaaaatgtttTCAGCTGATTGGGTTCTACACAACTTGAAAAAGATCGAGGTTAGCTCTTGTTCGCAATTGGAAGAAATAATAACAGAACCCGAAGGAGAAGGAATGGGTACAACTAATGATTCCCTGAACTTAAA
It includes:
- the LOC107902585 gene encoding probable disease resistance protein At4g27220 — its product is MAENVGPIILEVIKFIGLSARKYLKYQWKFSEYVDNFKEAKLDLLAREKGIQKQLENECHYGKTPKPEVERWFEKVKEKLAQAQHVEDKISEGKCLFRSCFGKLVDETTQALNKVYAQGDFSGGLVVNDPSIVQVKLPTQNLIGHQVSVRDEIYGYLMGDEVGMIGVYGMGGIGKTTIMKDVYNRLSREPKFKKVIWITVSGNFDIRNIQMDIGRQLEWALSDHENTDVRAGKLSAMFREMLKEGRYALIFDDVWSSVPLEDIGIDEPTKDNGFKVVLTTRSEAVIRSMGCKKVEVACLSMHEAMNLFLSKVGQDVSAKSTLESVMQLVVEECDGLPLALVTLAASMKGISNSREWDNAVNELRGEIRNFPDMESKVFGSLKFSYDRLEKVDQDCFSYCALYPEDYQIEKEEIIQYWMEEGLIGERGSRKAMEDNGHSILQKFQQNCLLERVGNGAYVKMHDVVRDMALHITRKRFMIKAGKQLKELPNEEEWGEDLEKVSLMYNSISAIPQHMRCPNFPKLTTLLLSYNSLKEIPESFFEHFPSIEILDLSHNPFKSLPSSISALEKLKVLLLRGCYNLESLPSVLKLQALKKLRLGGSGIKEIPQGLEMLVNLRYLDLLAMHPILRNPEPMREFNKLEVFGGWFCNMSDWNKYVGQRKNLYKYSILVCPLDPSRDIPWASSKLVLFERIEINSGDAVMLPYDIQQLHLKHCYGAKSVNDIRLRDAIDLKGCTVEDCSGLESIFSSKCDQLKQLEYLTLRNLADSKVLVGVGAGVEESSVGIFSSLKVITLQKCDKIKKMFSADWVLHNLKKIEVSSCSQLEEIITEPEGEGMGTTNDSLNLNFPKLTTLILSNLPTLKGICSENAVLVCDSLQVIEISDCPKVKRIPLYLPQLEVDDEGKLSPNTLQEIRVGTGDWWESVAWEHPILNVKNVVQPLLSLIRASEYYYGYPSYEYYAHPICCYKDPVPSSALVMQWGEWPHDEAGCEIM